One Apostichopus japonicus isolate 1M-3 chromosome 7, ASM3797524v1, whole genome shotgun sequence genomic region harbors:
- the LOC139969390 gene encoding uncharacterized protein translates to MANLYYISISLIAVVVLSSVICVLADGIDGESPLAKRRRLSIEKLRNTGRLRRIFKKRFDENEFQGVDDEDELMSPTDFLDFLDELEALERLKENKIEYEKRGNARREGSRKMNGWYTGMFGKRSSAASIRETRNIPQTYLSGDYFGKRFSDESPAEGLDWKRTYNLEDTAEDLE, encoded by the coding sequence ATGGCCAATTTGTATTACATATCTATTTCGCTGATTGCTGTCGTTGTACTATCATCAGTAATATGCGTCCTTGCTGACGGAATCGACGGCGAAAGTCCGCTGGCTAAACGGAGGCGCCTCTCCATAGAAAAGCTTCGAAACACCGGTCGACTTCGCAGAATTTTCAAAAAGCGTTTCGACGAGAACGAATTTCAAGGAGTTGATGACGAAGATGAACTTATGAGCCCCACTGACTTCCTTGATTTTTTGGATGAACTGGAAGCACTGGAAAGACTGAAGGAGAATAAAATCGAGTATGAGAAAAGAGGCAACGCAAGAAGGGAAGGGTCAAGGAAAATGAACGGATGGTATACCGGAATGTTCGGAAAAAGATCCTCGGCTGCATCTATACGAGAAACAAGAAACATTCCCCAGACGTATCTATCTGGAGATTACTTTGGCAAACGGTTTAGCGACGAGAGTCCCGCCGAAGGGCTTGACTGGAAGAGAACCTACAACCTTGAAG